One segment of Niabella beijingensis DNA contains the following:
- a CDS encoding carboxymuconolactone decarboxylase family protein, which produces MRIDYAATAPDGYKTLLAMYGYLKTTDLAPVLLHIVYLRVSQINGCPYCVDLHWKDAVREGEEPRKLNGVSNWKYMPFFTPAEKAALALAEEMTLLPGQEVSAAAFEEARLHFNDKDLTDLSLAIAHMNMLNRVAITFHKLPAK; this is translated from the coding sequence ATGCGTATTGATTATGCGGCGACAGCCCCCGACGGATATAAAACCCTGCTGGCGATGTATGGCTACCTGAAAACAACGGATCTTGCACCGGTGCTGCTGCATATCGTTTACCTGCGTGTTTCGCAGATCAACGGATGCCCTTATTGTGTAGACCTGCACTGGAAAGATGCGGTGCGGGAAGGGGAGGAGCCCAGAAAACTGAACGGGGTTTCCAACTGGAAATACATGCCTTTTTTTACACCGGCCGAAAAAGCCGCGCTGGCACTGGCGGAAGAAATGACCCTGCTTCCGGGGCAGGAGGTGAGTGCCGCTGCTTTTGAGGAAGCACGTCTGCATTTTAATGATAAGGACCTGACGGACCTGAGCCTGGCCATCGCTCACATGAATATGCTGAACCGGGTAGCCATTACGTTTCACAAGCTGCCGGCAAAATAG
- a CDS encoding alpha-isopropylmalate synthase regulatory domain-containing protein — MKQRPIEIMDTTLRDGEQTSGVSFSATEKLTIAQLLLTEVKVDRIEIASARVSEGEFQAVKRITDWAKENGHLHKIEVLSFVDGDTSINWVEKAGATVMNILTKGSLNHLTHQLKKTPDEHFKDIAAVIKKAQKKGIDCNVYLEDWSNGMRNSKEYVFQYLDFISRQPVKRVLLPDTLGILIPSETQAYISEITARYPQLHFDFHGHNDYDLGVANALEAVKAGARGLHLTINGMGERAGNTPLASIVAVLNDFQKDVKTSVNEKALYKISKLVEAFSGFRVSPNKPVVGENVFTQTAGIHADGDKKKNLYYNDLMPERFGRKRKYALGKTSGKANIENNLQQLGIQLPDEDLKKVTQRIIELGDKKETVTQDDLPFIISDVLDSNTAAEKVHVENYVLTHSKNMRPSTTVRIKFEDGVVEENAQGDGQYDAFMNALRKIYTQKKLPLAKLSDYIVRIPPGGKSDALCETIITWNHNGREFTTTGLDSDQTVAAIKATQKMLNLI, encoded by the coding sequence ATGAAACAACGACCGATCGAAATAATGGATACCACGCTGCGGGATGGTGAACAGACCAGCGGTGTATCCTTCTCAGCAACGGAAAAACTAACGATTGCCCAACTGCTTTTAACGGAAGTAAAAGTAGACCGGATCGAAATCGCCTCTGCCCGCGTTTCGGAAGGTGAATTCCAGGCCGTAAAACGCATCACCGACTGGGCAAAGGAAAACGGGCATCTTCATAAAATTGAAGTACTCAGCTTTGTGGATGGCGACACCTCCATCAACTGGGTAGAGAAAGCGGGGGCAACAGTGATGAACATCCTCACCAAGGGCTCATTGAATCATCTTACCCATCAGCTCAAAAAAACTCCTGACGAACATTTTAAAGATATTGCCGCCGTTATAAAAAAGGCCCAGAAAAAAGGCATCGACTGCAATGTATACCTGGAGGACTGGAGCAATGGCATGCGCAACTCCAAGGAGTATGTTTTCCAGTACCTGGATTTTATTTCCAGGCAACCGGTAAAACGGGTATTGCTGCCGGACACGCTGGGCATCCTGATCCCTTCCGAAACACAGGCCTATATTTCCGAGATCACAGCACGCTATCCGCAGCTGCATTTCGATTTTCATGGCCATAATGATTATGACCTTGGAGTGGCCAATGCGCTGGAAGCCGTAAAAGCCGGCGCCCGCGGACTGCACCTTACGATCAACGGCATGGGTGAAAGGGCCGGAAATACGCCGCTGGCCAGCATCGTAGCCGTACTGAACGATTTTCAGAAAGATGTCAAGACCAGCGTCAATGAAAAGGCATTGTACAAGATCAGCAAGCTGGTAGAAGCCTTTTCGGGATTCCGCGTCTCCCCCAACAAGCCGGTAGTAGGTGAGAATGTTTTTACCCAGACGGCCGGCATCCATGCAGACGGCGACAAAAAAAAGAACCTCTATTACAATGACCTGATGCCCGAACGCTTCGGACGTAAACGGAAATACGCGCTGGGGAAAACATCGGGCAAGGCCAATATCGAAAATAATCTGCAGCAGCTGGGCATCCAGTTACCGGATGAAGACCTGAAAAAAGTAACCCAGCGCATTATCGAACTGGGTGATAAAAAAGAGACCGTAACCCAGGACGATCTGCCTTTTATCATCTCGGACGTGCTGGACAGCAATACCGCTGCAGAAAAGGTACATGTTGAAAATTATGTATTGACCCATTCCAAGAACATGCGCCCGTCCACCACCGTCCGTATTAAATTCGAAGACGGTGTAGTGGAGGAAAATGCCCAGGGCGATGGTCAGTACGATGCCTTTATGAATGCCCTGCGCAAGATCTATACGCAAAAAAAACTACCGCTCGCCAAACTGAGCGACTATATTGTCCGCATACCACCGGGAGGAAAATCGGATGCACTTTGTGAGACCATCATTACCTGGAACCACAATGGACGCGAGTTCACTACTACCGGGCTCGACAGCGACCAGACCGTTGCCGCCATCAAGGCCACGCAAAAAATGCTGAACCTGATATGA
- a CDS encoding urocanate hydratase: MTFKEEIQQGIPEILPEPKAADPGLSHAPKRKAILNRDEQQLALRNALRYFPAAWHTELAKEFLQELHMYGRIYMYRFMPEHPVYARSIDQYPAHSQQAAAIMLMIQNNLDPAVAQHPQELITYGGNGAVFQNWAQYRLTMQYLSQMTEEQTLHIYSGHPMGLFPSSPAAPRVVVTNGMMIPNYSKPDDWERFNALGVTQYGQMTAGSYMYIGPQGIVHGTTITVMNAFRRQLKRDADFSGKLFLTSGLGGMSGAQPKAGKIAGCVTVCVEINPAAAQKRHRQGWVDELLEDMETLVQRTRKALQQKEVVSLAYIGNVVDVWERFYEEAIFITIGSDQTSLHNPWSGGYYPAGLSFEEANRLMADEPDLFREKIKTSLVRQVKAINRHVVGGTYFFDYGNAFLLEAGRAGASVFAADGTTFRYPSYVQDILGPMCFDYGFGPFRWVCTSGKEEDLAVTDQLALDAMMALKEEAPAGIYRQLEDNIHWIREAARNRLVVGSQARILYADAAGRIRIARAFNEAVRNGLLTAPVVLGRDHHDVSGTDSPYRETSNIYDGSRFTADMAIHNVIGDSFRGATWVSIHNGGGVGWGEVINGGFGMVLDGTAAADSKLTSMLFYDVNNGIARRAWARNPGAMEALERELERTPLLKVTQPSLVNDEVLKALF, from the coding sequence ATGACATTTAAAGAAGAAATACAACAGGGTATACCGGAAATACTGCCGGAGCCGAAAGCAGCGGATCCCGGTCTGAGCCATGCACCAAAACGTAAAGCCATTCTGAACCGTGATGAACAACAGCTGGCACTGCGGAATGCATTACGTTATTTTCCCGCTGCCTGGCATACGGAACTGGCAAAAGAGTTTTTGCAGGAGCTGCATATGTATGGCCGCATTTATATGTATCGCTTTATGCCGGAGCATCCGGTATATGCGCGCTCCATCGACCAGTACCCTGCCCATTCGCAACAGGCAGCAGCCATTATGCTGATGATCCAGAATAACTTGGACCCCGCCGTGGCACAGCATCCGCAGGAGCTGATCACCTATGGCGGCAACGGTGCCGTGTTCCAGAACTGGGCACAATACCGGCTCACCATGCAGTATCTTTCTCAGATGACGGAAGAACAGACATTGCATATCTACAGCGGGCATCCTATGGGGCTTTTCCCTTCTTCACCTGCAGCGCCCCGGGTGGTGGTCACCAATGGCATGATGATTCCCAATTATTCAAAACCGGATGACTGGGAACGCTTCAATGCATTGGGCGTAACGCAATATGGACAAATGACCGCAGGGTCCTATATGTACATCGGTCCGCAGGGCATTGTACACGGAACCACAATTACAGTCATGAACGCCTTCCGCAGGCAATTAAAGCGGGATGCGGATTTCAGCGGAAAACTTTTTCTTACCTCCGGACTCGGCGGCATGAGCGGTGCACAACCCAAGGCCGGAAAAATTGCCGGGTGTGTAACCGTATGTGTGGAAATAAATCCTGCCGCGGCACAAAAACGGCACCGGCAGGGATGGGTGGATGAATTGCTGGAGGATATGGAAACATTGGTACAACGTACCAGGAAAGCACTGCAACAAAAAGAGGTGGTATCGCTGGCTTATATCGGAAATGTAGTGGATGTGTGGGAACGGTTTTATGAGGAGGCTATTTTTATTACCATCGGCAGCGACCAGACCTCTTTGCACAATCCCTGGTCCGGCGGCTATTATCCCGCTGGGCTTTCATTTGAGGAAGCCAACCGGCTGATGGCGGACGAGCCGGACCTGTTCCGTGAAAAGATAAAGACTTCCCTTGTCCGGCAGGTAAAGGCCATCAACCGGCATGTGGTAGGGGGGACTTATTTTTTTGATTACGGAAATGCTTTTTTGCTGGAGGCCGGCAGAGCGGGTGCTTCCGTGTTTGCAGCAGACGGAACCACTTTCAGATACCCTTCCTATGTGCAGGATATACTGGGTCCTATGTGTTTTGATTATGGCTTCGGACCCTTTCGATGGGTCTGCACTTCCGGTAAGGAAGAAGATCTTGCGGTTACGGATCAGCTGGCGCTGGATGCAATGATGGCATTGAAGGAAGAGGCACCGGCCGGCATATACCGGCAGCTGGAAGATAATATCCATTGGATCCGGGAAGCAGCCCGGAACCGGCTGGTAGTGGGTTCACAGGCACGCATCCTTTACGCGGATGCAGCAGGACGTATACGGATCGCCAGAGCCTTTAATGAAGCGGTGCGGAACGGATTGCTGACGGCGCCTGTTGTGCTGGGGCGTGATCATCATGATGTCAGCGGCACGGATTCTCCTTACCGGGAGACCAGCAACATCTATGACGGCAGCCGTTTTACGGCAGACATGGCCATCCACAATGTGATCGGAGACAGCTTCCGTGGTGCTACCTGGGTGTCCATACACAACGGTGGTGGCGTGGGATGGGGCGAGGTGATCAACGGCGGATTCGGGATGGTGCTGGACGGGACCGCAGCGGCAGACAGCAAACTGACTTCAATGCTGTTCTATGATGTGAACAATGGTATCGCACGCCGGGCCTGGGCCCGCAACCCCGGAGCGATGGAAGCCCTGGAGCGTGAGCTGGAACGTACACCATTGCTGAAGGTGACGCAACCCAGCTTGGTGAATGATGAAGTGCTGAAGGCATTGTTCTGA
- the leuB gene encoding 3-isopropylmalate dehydrogenase: MKKNILIVPGDGIGQEVTAVGKKVLDRIAEKYGHEFSYDEALIGHAAIEATGNPLPDESLEKMKQSDAVLFGAVGHPKYDNDPSAKVRPEQGLLKMRKELGLYANLRPIKLFDELLGASSIKPEILKGADILFFRELTGDIYFGEKGRKDNGDTAFDIAQYSRFEVERIARKAFDAAMTRNKKLCSVDKANVIETSRLWREVVQQVAKEYPEVQVEHQFVDATAMLLIKDPKRFDVVVTANLFGDILTDEASQIAGSMGMLASASIGDGTGVYEPIHGSAHDITGKGIANPMASVLSAALLLDISFGLKQESEDLISAVDQVLKAGFRTGDIADAATPKEMILGTDAIGEELLKRI; the protein is encoded by the coding sequence ATGAAAAAAAATATTCTCATTGTTCCCGGGGATGGGATCGGTCAGGAAGTGACAGCGGTAGGTAAAAAAGTACTGGACAGGATCGCCGAAAAGTATGGCCATGAATTTTCCTATGATGAGGCCCTGATCGGGCATGCAGCCATCGAGGCCACCGGCAACCCGCTTCCTGATGAAAGTCTGGAAAAAATGAAACAATCCGATGCGGTATTGTTCGGTGCTGTAGGGCATCCCAAATACGACAATGATCCCTCCGCCAAAGTGCGGCCGGAACAGGGTTTGCTGAAGATGCGCAAGGAACTGGGGCTTTATGCCAACCTGCGGCCTATCAAATTATTTGATGAGCTCCTGGGTGCTTCCAGCATTAAGCCCGAGATCTTAAAGGGTGCGGATATCCTGTTCTTCCGGGAGCTTACAGGCGATATCTATTTTGGAGAAAAAGGCCGCAAGGACAATGGCGATACTGCTTTTGACATTGCACAATACAGCCGGTTCGAGGTGGAGCGCATTGCCCGCAAGGCATTTGATGCAGCAATGACCCGTAACAAAAAATTATGTTCGGTAGATAAAGCAAATGTTATTGAAACCAGCCGCCTCTGGCGCGAAGTGGTACAGCAGGTGGCTAAAGAATATCCTGAAGTACAGGTAGAGCACCAGTTTGTGGATGCTACCGCCATGTTGCTCATAAAAGATCCCAAACGTTTTGATGTGGTGGTTACCGCCAATCTCTTTGGGGATATCCTTACCGACGAAGCTTCCCAGATCGCAGGTTCTATGGGTATGCTGGCTTCCGCATCCATTGGTGATGGTACCGGCGTTTATGAGCCCATTCACGGTTCGGCGCACGACATCACAGGGAAAGGCATTGCCAATCCGATGGCATCTGTTTTGTCTGCCGCATTGCTGCTTGATATTTCATTCGGACTGAAACAGGAGAGTGAAGACCTGATCAGCGCGGTAGACCAGGTATTGAAAGCCGGATTCCGTACCGGTGATATTGCCGACGCTGCTACTCCAAAAGAAATGATCCTTGGCACCGATGCCATTGGGGAGGAGCTTTTAAAACGGATCTGA
- a CDS encoding 5-(carboxyamino)imidazole ribonucleotide synthase, protein MQKTGILGGGQLGRMLLQEAANYPVETYVLENDEHCPAAHLCHHFVKGDIRDYDAVYQFGKGLDALTIEIENVNVDALEALEKEGVKVIPRPAVLRTIRNKAAQKKYYTDHQIPTAEYILTHNIQELAEQVPFFPAVHKIAEGGYDGRGVQIMETEQDVAKGFDAMSVLEKKVDVAKEIAMLIAISQTGAIAIYPAVQMIFDKGLNLLDFQLCPADLEEKTYWKAEAIALSTVKNFNSPGIFAVELFVTPGGEVLVNETAPRVHNSGHHTIEAHYSSQFDMVWRILLNYPLGNTEAIMPSVMLNIVGKEGHSGDVFYEGLDEMLKIENAFFHLYGKRQTKPGRKMGHVTVISDEKADLLHKANKIKHGLAVISKG, encoded by the coding sequence ATGCAAAAAACAGGTATTCTTGGCGGTGGCCAATTGGGAAGAATGTTGCTACAGGAAGCGGCGAACTATCCGGTGGAAACATATGTCCTCGAAAATGACGAGCATTGTCCTGCCGCGCATCTCTGCCATCATTTTGTAAAAGGCGATATCAGGGATTATGATGCCGTATACCAGTTCGGGAAAGGATTGGATGCCCTTACCATCGAGATCGAAAACGTAAATGTGGATGCACTGGAAGCGCTGGAAAAGGAAGGGGTAAAGGTGATCCCGCGTCCCGCTGTATTGCGCACCATCCGCAACAAGGCCGCACAAAAAAAATACTATACCGATCACCAGATACCCACCGCCGAGTACATCCTTACACATAACATACAGGAACTGGCAGAACAGGTTCCTTTTTTTCCCGCAGTACATAAGATCGCCGAAGGCGGTTATGACGGCCGGGGTGTGCAGATCATGGAAACGGAACAGGATGTTGCAAAAGGTTTTGATGCCATGTCCGTACTGGAGAAAAAAGTGGACGTGGCAAAAGAAATCGCGATGCTGATCGCCATCAGCCAGACCGGTGCAATAGCAATCTACCCTGCCGTTCAGATGATCTTTGACAAAGGGTTAAACCTGCTCGACTTCCAGCTCTGTCCGGCGGATCTGGAAGAAAAGACCTATTGGAAAGCAGAAGCTATTGCGCTTTCCACTGTAAAAAATTTCAATTCTCCGGGGATCTTTGCCGTGGAATTATTTGTTACACCCGGCGGAGAAGTCCTTGTCAACGAAACAGCCCCACGGGTCCACAACAGCGGACACCATACGATCGAAGCTCATTACAGTTCCCAGTTTGACATGGTGTGGCGGATCCTGCTCAATTATCCGCTGGGGAATACAGAGGCGATCATGCCTTCTGTCATGCTGAACATCGTGGGTAAGGAGGGGCATTCCGGTGATGTATTTTACGAAGGCCTTGATGAAATGCTGAAAATCGAAAATGCATTTTTCCACCTGTACGGAAAACGCCAGACCAAGCCCGGTCGTAAAATGGGGCATGTTACCGTGATCAGTGATGAAAAAGCCGATCTGTTGCACAAGGCCAACAAGATCAAACACGGACTGGCAGTCATTTCAAAAGGCTGA
- the hutG gene encoding formimidoylglutamase, translating into MINGYQPPTTENWQGRIDGTGPACQRWHQVMQLLDLNETITADLAGAFVLLGFACDEGVRRNQGRPGAAAGPGSIRTVLRNLPVHHTAQVMLYDAGNIICENDDLEMAQEQLAAAVNAILEKKGFPVVLGGGHEVAYGHFKGIRRSRRNNDITGIINFDAHFDLREPGVSGANSGTGFYQIANDLQEQGALFAYLPVGLQQISNTLQLFETAGALGVKYIEAAAMYDLNLPSLEQQVQAFLNHVDEVYLTIDLDVFAAAYAPGVSAVAFNGITPGYCFLSLLQQIFQSGKLVSFDIAELNPGFDKDQRTARLAAELIFRLVCTIDASQ; encoded by the coding sequence ATGATCAACGGATATCAACCACCAACAACAGAAAACTGGCAGGGGCGTATTGATGGTACCGGGCCCGCCTGCCAACGCTGGCACCAGGTAATGCAGCTGCTGGATCTGAATGAGACGATTACAGCAGATCTGGCAGGAGCTTTTGTGTTGCTTGGATTTGCCTGTGATGAGGGCGTGCGCCGCAACCAGGGAAGACCGGGAGCTGCCGCGGGACCCGGAAGCATCCGTACTGTTTTAAGAAACCTGCCGGTACATCATACAGCGCAGGTTATGCTCTATGATGCCGGAAATATCATATGTGAAAACGATGATCTTGAAATGGCACAGGAGCAGCTTGCCGCAGCGGTCAATGCGATTCTGGAAAAAAAGGGGTTCCCTGTGGTACTGGGTGGCGGACATGAAGTGGCATACGGCCATTTTAAAGGGATCCGCCGGAGCAGAAGGAACAATGATATTACAGGCATCATCAATTTTGATGCACATTTTGATCTGCGGGAACCGGGCGTATCAGGAGCGAACTCCGGTACCGGCTTTTACCAGATCGCAAATGACCTGCAGGAGCAGGGCGCTCTTTTTGCCTACCTGCCTGTGGGCCTACAACAGATCAGCAATACGCTACAGCTGTTTGAGACGGCAGGAGCACTGGGTGTGAAGTATATTGAAGCAGCCGCGATGTACGACCTGAACCTGCCATCCCTGGAACAGCAGGTGCAGGCATTTCTGAACCATGTGGATGAAGTTTACCTGACCATCGATCTTGACGTATTTGCTGCAGCTTATGCGCCCGGGGTAAGTGCTGTTGCATTTAATGGCATTACACCGGGTTATTGCTTCCTGTCGTTGTTGCAGCAGATTTTTCAGTCGGGCAAGCTGGTGTCCTTTGATATCGCCGAGCTGAATCCCGGTTTTGACAAGGACCAGCGAACGGCCAGACTGGCTGCAGAACTGATCTTCAGACTTGTCTGTACCATTGATGCTTCTCAATAA